From one Musa acuminata AAA Group cultivar baxijiao chromosome BXJ2-6, Cavendish_Baxijiao_AAA, whole genome shotgun sequence genomic stretch:
- the LOC135614723 gene encoding MACPF domain-containing protein At4g24290-like, producing the protein MMEGEREAVERRALRSLGLGFDLTSDFRLRFAKGYPRGRLVQLDEVHTRDIVFPGGQVVRGVSEDVGCDKGDRMRYRSDVLEFNQMSELLNQKSSVQGKVPSGYFNALFNLTGAWLDDAKDTKYLAFDGYFISLYNFHLRASPLVLLEEVKRAVPSKWDPTALCHFIRTYGTHIIVEMAIGGQDVICVRQSPSSTISSAELKVHLEDLGDYLFSDGNSLSPLHRKTREGKNKVPEVFMRILQSNNLQLSSYSETSSKEGLTIICSKRGGDACVLNHSTWLQTVQNNPDAIMFKFVPITSLLTGVPGSGYLSHAMNLYLRYKPDPEDLQYFLEFQVPNQWAPMFNELALGPQRRKVSYPRMQFRFLGPKLHVNTDQVLSSQKPVIGLRLYLEGPRCNRLAIHVQHLSSLPSMFRNSSSSEMSAWQGSEDSDAGYFEPIQWKRYSAVCTSVVEHNPEWLQRVSNGVFVVTGAQLVTKGNWPKKVLHLRLLFTHIPNCTIRRTEWAGAPATSQKGSFLTNLSTTFSTPFTQRDVPPPAKNEPAQLNSGVYPDGPPVPVQSRKLLKFVDMVEVVRGPHNVPGHWLVTAAKIVKEGGKIGLHVKFALLNYSAEAGLID; encoded by the exons ATGATGGAGGGCGAGAGGGAGGCGGTAGAGCGCCGGGCCCTGCGTTCGCTGGGGCTCGGCTTCGACCTCACCAGCGACTTCCGCCTCCGCTTCGCCAAGGGGTACCCCCGCGGCCGCCTCGTGCAGCTCGACGAGGTCCACACCCGGGACATCGTCTTCCCCGGGGGCCAGGTCGTCCGCGGCGTGTCCGAGGACGTCGGCTGCGACAAGGGCGATCGGATGCGGTACCGCTCCGACGTCCTCGAGTTCAATCAG ATGTCTGAGTTACTCAATCAGAAATCTTCGGTCCAAGGAAAAGTACCTTCCGGTTATTTTAATGCTCTTTTTAATTTAACTGGAGCATGGTTGGATGATGCCAAGGACACAAAATATCTTGCTTTTGATGGATACTTCATTTCCTTGTACAATTTTCACCTAAGAGCTTCTCCTTTGGTTCTTCTTGAAGAGGTTAAAAGAGCAGTTCCATCGAAGTGGGATCCCACGGCCCTTTGTCA TTTCATTAGGACCTATGGAACACATATAATTGTAGAAATGGCTATAGGGGGTCAGGATGTAATCTGTGTTAGGCAAAGTCCTTCTTCAACAATTTCATCTGCTGAGTTAAAGGTTCATCTCGAAGATCTTGGAGATTATTTATTTTCTGATGGAAATAGTCTTTCGCCTCTACATCGGAAGACCAGAGAAGGCAAGAACAAG GTGCCTGAAGTCTTCATGAGAATCTTGCAATCCAACAACTTGCAACTGTCTAGCTATTCAGAAACTTCAAGCAAGGAA GGACTCACAATCATTTGCTCAAAAAGAGGAGGTGATGCATGTGTGTTAAATCACTCTACTTGGTTACAAACAGTACAAAATAACCCTGATGCAATAATGTTCAAGTTTGTTCCCATCACATCTCTTCTAACTGGCGTTCCAGGCAGTGGATATCTCAGCCATGCTATGAATCTATATCTTCGCT ATAAACCTGATCCTGAAGATTTACAGTATTTCTTGGAATTTCAAGTCCCCAATCAGTGGGCACCGATGTTCAATGAACTAGCTCTGGGACCACAAAGAAGAAAAGTCTCCTACCCCCGGATGCAATTTAGATTTTTGGGACCAAAGCTACATGTTAACACTGATCAG GTCTTGAGCAGTCAGAAGCCTGTGATTGGCCTGCGGTTGTACTTGGAGGGACCGAGGTGCAATCGGTTAGCCATACATGTGCAACACCTTTCAAGTCTCCCCAGCATGTTCAGGAACTCTAGTTCATCCGAAATGTCAGCGTGGCAAGGATCAGAAGACTCCGATGCAGGATACTTTGAACCTATCCAGTGGAAGAGATACTCAGCTGTATGCACATCAGTTGTGGAGCACAATCCTGAGTGGCTCCAGAGAGTATCTAATGGTGTGTTTGTGGTAACTGGTGCTCAGCTTGTCACCAAAGGGAATTGGCCGAAGAAAGTGCTTCATCTTCGTCTCCTCTTTACACACATTCCAAACTGCACAATCCGAAGGACCGAGTGGGCTGGTGCACCAGCCACTTCTCAGAAAGGAAGCTTCCTAACAAATTTAAGTACAACGTTTAGCACACCATTTACCCAGAGAGATGTGCCACCACCAGCGAAGAATGAGCCTGCACAGCTGAATTCAGGTGTGTATCCCGATGGTCCACCTGTGCCGGTCCAGTCAAGGAAGCTCTTAAAGTTTGTGGATATGGTCGAGGTGGTCCGTGGTCCACACAATGTGCCAGGACATTGGCTTGTGACAGCGGCTAAGATTGTCAAAGAAGGGGGAAAGATCGGATTGCATGTAAAGTTTGCTCTGTTGAATTATTCAGCTGAGGCTGGGTTGATCGACTAA
- the LOC135613785 gene encoding NAC transcription factor 25-like translates to MEEASSSVANQHGPFPVGIRFAPSDEELITYYLALKQKGAPLPSNAVVDVDIYKYHPQRLAEMHQQVTENEWYFFTPRDRKYTNGERPNRSTGEGYWKATGADLSIYDRRDRKIGVKKHLVYHEGKQPDGKKTKWMMTEYRTHDGSKPKSSARTTAKWSKLLDESVLCKIFRKKSKGEEEEEAVSAL, encoded by the exons ATGGAGGAGGCATCTTCTTCGGTTGCGAACCAGCATGGCCCCTTCCCTGTCGGCATAAGGTTTGCTCCCAGCGACGAGGAGCTCATCACATACTATCTCGCCTTGAAGCAGAAAGGAGCACCGCTTCCCAGCAACGCAGTCGTCGATGTGGACATCTACAAATATCATCCACAGCGACTTGCAG AGATGCACCAACAAGTCACCGAGAACGAGTGGTACTTCTTCACCCCGAGAGACCGCAAGTACACCAACGGAGAGCGGCCCAACCGTTCCACCGGGGAGGGGTACTGGAAAGCAACAGGCGCTGACCTATCCATCTACGACCGCCGGGACCGGAAGATCGGCGTCAAGAAACACCTGGTTTATCACGAGGGGAAGCAACCGGATGGGAAGAAGACGAAGTGGATGATGACTGAGTACAGGACCCACGATGGATCCAAACCTAAATCCAGTGCTAGAACTACAGCCAAGTGGTCCAAACTG TTGGACGAGTCCGTCCTATGTAAGATCTTCCGCAAGAAATcaaaaggagaggaggaagaggaagccgtCTCAGCACTGTAA